Proteins from a single region of Streptococcus mitis:
- a CDS encoding GNAT family N-acetyltransferase translates to MITIKKQEIVKLEDVLHLYQAVGWTNYTHQPEMLEQALSHSLAIYVALDGDAVVGLIRLVGDGFSSVLVQDLIVLPIYQRQGIGSALMKEALEDYKDAYQVQLVTDQTERTLGFYRSMGFEILSTYNCIGMTWMNREK, encoded by the coding sequence ATGATTACTATTAAAAAGCAAGAAATTGTCAAGCTAGAGGATGTTTTGCATCTCTATCAGGCTGTCGGTTGGACAAATTATACCCATCAACCAGAGATGCTGGAGCAGGCCTTATCTCATTCATTAGCGATTTATGTGGCACTTGATGGCGATGCTGTGGTAGGCTTGATTCGTTTGGTTGGCGATGGATTCTCATCAGTATTGGTTCAGGATTTAATTGTTTTACCAATCTATCAGCGTCAAGGGATTGGTAGCGCCTTGATGAAAGAGGCTTTAGAGGATTACAAAGATGCCTATCAAGTCCAGCTGGTGACAGACCAGACAGAAAGAACCTTGGGATTCTATCGTTCTATGGGCTTTGAAATCTTATCCACCTATAATTGTATAGGAATGACTTGGATGAATCGAGAAAAATAA
- a CDS encoding GNAT family N-acetyltransferase produces MTVNEYGQMIGESMEGYTHGELPAIDLLEGRYARIEALSVEKHAEDLLAVYGPDTPREMWTYLFQEPVADMEELVTLLNQMLARKDRFYYAIIDKVTGKVLGTFSLMRIDQNNRVIEVGAVTFSPKLRGTRIGTEVQYLMARYVFEELNYRRYEWKCDALNLPSRRAAERLGFIYEGTFRQAVVYKERTRDTDWLSMIDKDWPKVKSRLIAWLTPENFDKNGQQYKSLREL; encoded by the coding sequence ATGACAGTAAATGAATATGGTCAGATGATTGGTGAGTCAATGGAAGGTTATACACATGGTGAATTGCCTGCTATTGATCTCTTAGAAGGGCGTTATGCTCGAATAGAGGCTCTCTCGGTAGAAAAGCATGCGGAGGATTTGCTAGCTGTTTATGGTCCGGATACTCCTCGGGAGATGTGGACCTACCTCTTTCAGGAACCAGTGGCAGATATGGAGGAGCTGGTTACCCTTTTAAATCAGATGTTAGCTCGTAAGGACCGTTTTTACTATGCAATCATAGACAAGGTAACTGGTAAGGTTTTGGGAACTTTTTCTCTCATGCGTATTGACCAGAATAATCGAGTAATAGAAGTGGGAGCTGTCACTTTTTCTCCAAAACTCAGGGGGACACGGATAGGGACAGAAGTCCAGTATCTAATGGCTCGCTATGTCTTTGAAGAGCTTAACTATCGTCGCTATGAGTGGAAATGCGATGCCTTAAATCTGCCATCCAGACGAGCTGCGGAGCGTTTGGGATTTATTTATGAAGGAACCTTCCGTCAGGCAGTGGTTTATAAGGAGCGTACGAGGGATACGGATTGGTTGTCTATGATTGATAAGGACTGGCCCAAAGTCAAATCTCGTTTGATAGCATGGCTGACTCCTGAAAACTTTGATAAAAATGGACAGCAGTACAAGAGCTTGAGAGAGCTTTAA
- the leuS gene encoding leucine--tRNA ligase — translation MSFYNHKEIEPKWQGYWAEHHTFKTGTDASKPKFYALDMFPYPSGAGLHVGHPEGYTATDILSRYKRAQGYNVLHPMGWDAFGLPAEQYAMDTGNDPAEFTAENIANFKRQINALGFSYDWDREVNTTDPNYYKWTQWIFTKLYEKGLAYEAEVPVNWVEELGTAIANEEVLPDGTSERGGYPVVRKPMRQWMLKITAYAERLLNDLDELDWPESIKDMQRNWIGKSTGANVTFKVKGTDKEFTVFTTRPDTLFGATFTVLAPEHDLVDAITSPEQAEAVADYKHQASLKSDLARTDLAKEKTGVWTGAYAINPVNGKEIPIWIADYVLASYGTGAVMAVPAHDQRDWEFAKQFELPIVEVLEGGKVEEAAYTEDGLHVNSDFLDGLNKEDAIAKIVAWLEEKGCGQEKVTYRLRDWLFSRQRYWGEPIPIIHWEDGTSTAVPESELPLVLPVTKDIRPSGTGESPLANLTDWLEVTREDGVKGRRETNTMPQWAGSSWYYLRYIDPHNTEKLADEDLLKQWLPVDIYVGGAEHAVLHLLYARFWHKFLYDLGVVPTKEPFQKLFNQGMILGTSYRDHRGALVATDKVEKRDGSFFHVETGEELEQAPAKMSKSLKNVVNPDDVVEQYGADTLRVYEMFMGPLDASIAWSEEGLEGSRKFLDRVYRLITSKEIVAENNGALDKVYNETVKAVTEQIESMKFNTAIAQLMVFVNAANKEEKLYVDYAKGFIQMIAPFAPHLAEELWQTVAATGESISYVAWPTWDESKLVEDEIEIVVQIKGKVRAKLMVAKDLSREELQEIALADEKVKAEIDGKEIVKVISVPNKLVNIVVK, via the coding sequence ATGAGTTTTTACAATCATAAAGAAATTGAGCCTAAGTGGCAGGGCTACTGGGCAGAACATCATACATTTAAGACAGGAACAGATGCATCAAAACCGAAGTTTTATGCTCTCGATATGTTCCCTTATCCGTCTGGAGCGGGTCTTCACGTAGGACACCCAGAAGGTTATACTGCAACCGATATCCTCAGCCGTTACAAACGTGCGCAAGGCTACAATGTCCTTCACCCAATGGGTTGGGATGCTTTTGGTTTGCCTGCAGAGCAATACGCTATGGATACAGGTAATGACCCAGCAGAATTTACAGCTGAGAACATTGCCAACTTCAAACGCCAAATCAATGCGCTTGGATTTTCTTACGACTGGGATCGTGAAGTCAACACAACAGATCCAAACTACTACAAGTGGACACAATGGATTTTCACTAAGCTTTACGAAAAAGGCTTGGCCTATGAAGCGGAAGTGCCAGTAAACTGGGTTGAGGAATTGGGAACAGCCATCGCCAACGAAGAGGTCCTTCCTGATGGAACGTCTGAGCGTGGAGGCTATCCAGTTGTCCGTAAACCAATGCGCCAATGGATGCTCAAAATCACGGCCTATGCAGAGCGCTTGCTTAATGACTTAGACGAGCTTGATTGGCCAGAGTCTATCAAGGACATGCAACGCAACTGGATTGGTAAATCAACTGGTGCCAATGTAACCTTCAAAGTTAAGGGAACAGACAAGGAATTCACAGTCTTTACCACTCGTCCTGACACCCTTTTCGGTGCGACTTTCACTGTCTTGGCTCCTGAGCATGACTTGGTTGACGCTATCACAAGTCCAGAGCAAGCAGAGGCTGTAGCAGACTACAAACACCAAGCTAGTCTGAAATCAGACTTGGCTCGTACAGACCTTGCCAAGGAAAAAACAGGGGTTTGGACAGGTGCCTATGCTATCAACCCTGTCAATGGCAAGGAAATCCCAATCTGGATTGCGGACTATGTTCTTGCTAGTTACGGGACAGGAGCGGTAATGGCTGTACCTGCCCATGACCAACGTGACTGGGAATTTGCCAAACAATTTGAGCTTCCAATCGTAGAAGTACTTGAAGGTGGAAAGGTTGAAGAAGCTGCCTACACAGAAGATGGGCTTCATGTCAATTCAGACTTCCTAGATGGATTGAATAAAGAAGACGCAATTGCTAAGATTGTGGCTTGGTTGGAAGAAAAAGGTTGCGGGCAAGAGAAGGTGACTTACCGTCTCCGCGACTGGCTCTTCAGTCGTCAACGTTACTGGGGTGAGCCAATTCCTATCATTCATTGGGAAGACGGAACTTCAACAGCTGTCCCTGAAAGCGAATTGCCACTTGTCTTGCCTGTAACCAAGGATATCCGTCCTTCAGGTACAGGGGAAAGTCCATTGGCTAACTTGACAGACTGGCTTGAAGTGACTCGTGAAGATGGTGTTAAAGGTCGTCGTGAAACCAACACTATGCCACAATGGGCAGGTTCAAGCTGGTACTACCTTCGCTATATTGATCCACACAATACTGAGAAATTGGCTGATGAGGACCTTCTCAAACAATGGTTGCCAGTAGATATCTACGTGGGTGGTGCAGAGCATGCTGTACTTCACTTGCTTTATGCTCGTTTCTGGCACAAATTCCTCTATGACCTCGGTGTCGTTCCAACTAAGGAACCATTCCAAAAACTCTTTAACCAAGGGATGATTTTGGGAACTAGCTACCGTGACCACCGTGGGGCTCTTGTGGCAACTGATAAGGTTGAAAAACGTGACGGTTCTTTCTTCCATGTGGAAACAGGAGAAGAATTGGAGCAAGCACCAGCTAAGATGTCTAAATCGCTCAAGAACGTTGTCAACCCAGACGATGTTGTGGAACAATACGGTGCCGACACCCTTCGTGTCTATGAAATGTTCATGGGGCCACTTGATGCTTCAATTGCTTGGTCAGAAGAAGGTCTGGAAGGAAGCCGTAAGTTCCTTGACCGTGTTTACCGTTTGATTACAAGTAAGGAAATTGTTGCGGAAAACAATGGTGCCCTTGACAAGGTTTATAACGAAACCGTTAAAGCTGTCACAGAGCAAATCGAGTCTATGAAATTCAACACAGCTATTGCCCAACTTATGGTCTTTGTTAACGCCGCTAACAAGGAAGAAAAACTTTATGTAGACTACGCTAAAGGCTTTATCCAAATGATCGCACCATTTGCACCTCACTTGGCAGAAGAGCTCTGGCAAACTGTTGCAGCAACAGGTGAATCAATCTCTTACGTGGCTTGGCCAACATGGGACGAAAGTAAATTGGTTGAAGACGAAATCGAAATCGTTGTCCAAATCAAAGGAAAAGTTCGTGCCAAACTCATGGTCGCTAAAGACCTATCACGCGAAGAATTGCAAGAAATTGCTCTGGCTGATGAAAAAGTCAAAGCAGAAATTGACGGTAAGGAAATCGTGAAAGTGATTAGTGTACCAAATAAATTGGTTAATATCGTTGTGAAATAA
- a CDS encoding histidine phosphatase family protein: MVKVRLYLVRHGKTMFNTIGRAQGWSDTPLTAEGERGIQELGIGLQESDLQFERAYSSDSGRTIQTMGIILEELGLQGKIPYRMDKRIREWCFGSFDGAYDGDLFMGIIPRIFNVDHVHQLSYAELAEGLVEVDTAGWAEGWEKLSSRIKEGFEAIAKEMEEQGGGNALVVSHGMTIGTIVYLINGMHPHGLDNGSVTILEYEDGQFSVEVVGDRSYRELGREKMEETNS, from the coding sequence ATGGTAAAAGTACGATTGTATTTGGTACGTCATGGCAAGACCATGTTTAACACGATTGGTCGAGCGCAAGGTTGGAGCGATACTCCCTTAACGGCTGAAGGTGAGCGAGGGATTCAAGAATTAGGAATCGGTTTACAAGAATCTGATCTACAGTTTGAGCGTGCTTATTCGAGTGATTCTGGTCGTACCATTCAGACTATGGGAATTATCCTTGAAGAACTTGGCTTGCAGGGAAAAATCCCTTATCGCATGGACAAGCGTATCAGAGAGTGGTGTTTTGGTAGCTTTGACGGAGCCTACGATGGTGATCTTTTCATGGGTATTATTCCTCGTATCTTTAATGTGGATCACGTTCACCAATTGTCTTATGCTGAACTGGCTGAGGGCTTGGTGGAGGTTGATACAGCTGGTTGGGCTGAAGGCTGGGAAAAACTCAGTAGCCGAATCAAGGAAGGCTTTGAAGCGATTGCCAAAGAAATGGAAGAACAAGGTGGGGGAAATGCCCTTGTTGTTAGCCACGGAATGACCATTGGAACCATTGTTTATCTAATCAATGGCATGCATCCGCATGGTCTAGATAATGGTAGTGTGACCATCCTTGAATATGAGGACGGCCAGTTTAGCGTAGAAGTTGTCGGCGACCGTAGTTACCGAGAACTAGGGCGGGAGAAGATGGAAGAGACAAATAGTTAA
- a CDS encoding PFL family protein, which yields MDIRQVTETIAMIEEQNFDIRTITMGISLLDCIDPDINRAAEKIYQKITTKAANLVAVGDEIAAELGIPIVNKRVSVTPISLIGAATDATDYVVLAKALDKAAKEIGVDFIGGFSALVQKGYQKGDEILINSIPRALAETDKVCSSVNIGSTKSGINMTAVADMGRIIKDTATLSDMGAAKLVVFANAVEDNPFMAGAFHGVGEADVIINVGVSGPGVVKRALEKVRGESFDVVAETVKKTAFKITRIGQLVGQMASERLGVEFGIVDLSLAPTPAVGDSVARVLEEMGLETVGTHGTTAALALLNDQVKKGGVMACNQVGGLSGAFIPVSEDEGMIAAVQNGSLNLEKLEAMTAICSVGLDMIAIPEDTPAETIAAMIADEAAIGVINMKTTAVRIIPKGKEGDMIEFGGLLGTAPVMKVNGASSVDFISRGGQIPAPIHSFKN from the coding sequence ATGGATATTAGACAAGTTACTGAAACCATCGCCATGATTGAGGAGCAAAACTTTGATATCAGAACCATTACAATGGGAATTTCCCTTTTGGACTGTATCGATCCAGATATCAATCGTGCTGCGGAGAAAATTTATCAAAAGATTACGACTAAGGCAGCTAATTTAGTAGCTGTTGGTGATGAAATTGCAGCTGAGTTGGGAATTCCAATCGTTAATAAGCGTGTATCGGTGACTCCTATTTCTCTGATTGGAGCAGCGACAGATGCAACAGACTATGTGGTTCTGGCAAAAGCGCTTGATAAGGCTGCGAAAGAGATTGGTGTGGACTTTATTGGTGGTTTCTCTGCCTTGGTACAAAAGGGGTATCAAAAGGGAGATGAAATTCTCATCAATTCTATTCCTCGTGCTTTGGCTGAAACGGATAAGGTCTGCTCTTCAGTCAATATCGGCTCAACCAAGTCTGGTATTAATATGACGGCTGTGGCAGATATGGGACGTATTATCAAGGATACGGCAACTCTATCCGATATGGGCGCAGCCAAGTTGGTTGTATTTGCTAATGCGGTTGAAGACAATCCATTTATGGCAGGTGCTTTCCACGGTGTTGGGGAAGCAGATGTTATCATCAATGTCGGGGTTTCTGGTCCTGGTGTGGTCAAGCGTGCCTTGGAAAAAGTTCGTGGGGAGAGCTTTGATGTAGTAGCTGAAACAGTTAAGAAGACTGCCTTTAAAATTACTCGTATCGGTCAATTGGTTGGTCAAATGGCAAGCGAGAGATTAGGTGTGGAATTTGGTATTGTTGACTTGAGTTTGGCGCCAACCCCTGCGGTTGGAGATTCTGTGGCACGTGTACTTGAGGAAATGGGACTAGAAACAGTTGGAACGCATGGAACGACTGCTGCCTTGGCTCTCTTGAACGATCAAGTTAAGAAGGGCGGAGTGATGGCCTGCAACCAAGTAGGTGGTTTGTCTGGTGCTTTTATCCCTGTTTCTGAGGATGAGGGGATGATTGCTGCAGTGCAAAATGGCTCTCTTAATTTAGAAAAACTAGAAGCCATGACGGCTATCTGTTCTGTTGGTTTGGATATGATTGCCATCCCAGAAGATACGCCTGCTGAAACCATTGCGGCTATGATTGCAGATGAAGCTGCAATTGGTGTTATTAACATGAAGACAACGGCTGTTCGTATCATTCCAAAAGGAAAAGAAGGCGATATGATTGAGTTTGGTGGCCTATTAGGAACTGCGCCTGTTATGAAGGTCAATGGGGCTTCGTCTGTTGATTTCATTTCTCGTGGAGGACAAATCCCAGCACCAATTCATAGCTTTAAAAATTAA
- a CDS encoding ACT domain-containing protein gives MKAIITVVGKDKSGIVAGVSGKIAELGLNIDDISQTVLDEYFTMMAVVSSDEKQDFTYLRNEFEAFGQTLNVKINIQSAAIFEAMYNI, from the coding sequence ATGAAAGCGATTATAACTGTTGTTGGTAAAGATAAATCTGGAATTGTTGCAGGTGTTTCTGGTAAAATTGCAGAATTGGGTTTGAATATTGATGATATCTCTCAAACTGTCTTGGATGAATATTTCACGATGATGGCTGTCGTCTCTAGTGATGAAAAACAAGATTTCACTTATCTTCGTAATGAATTTGAAGCTTTTGGACAAACTTTGAATGTGAAAATCAATATTCAGAGTGCAGCGATTTTCGAAGCTATGTATAATATCTAG
- the rplQ gene encoding 50S ribosomal protein L17: protein MAYRKLGRTSSQRKAMLRDLTTDLLINESIVTTEARAKEIRKTVEKMITLGKRGDLHARRQAAAFVRNEIASENYDEATDKYTSTTALQKLFSEIAPRYAERNGGYTRILKTEPRRGDAAPMAIIELV from the coding sequence ATGGCTTACCGTAAACTAGGACGCACTAGCTCACAACGTAAAGCAATGCTTCGCGATTTGACAACTGACCTTTTGATCAATGAATCAATCGTGACAACTGAAGCTCGTGCTAAAGAAATCCGTAAAACTGTTGAAAAAATGATTACTCTAGGTAAACGTGGTGATTTGCATGCACGTCGTCAAGCAGCGGCTTTTGTACGTAATGAAATCGCATCTGAAAACTATGATGAAGCTACTGACAAGTACACTTCTACTACAGCACTTCAAAAATTGTTCTCAGAAATCGCACCTCGTTATGCTGAACGTAACGGTGGATACACTCGTATCCTTAAAACTGAACCACGTCGTGGTGATGCAGCGCCAATGGCGATCATCGAATTAGTATAA
- a CDS encoding DNA-directed RNA polymerase subunit alpha produces the protein MIEFEKPNITKIDENKDYGKFVVEPLERGYGTTLGNSLRRVLLASLPGAAVTSINIDGVLHEFDTVPGVREDVMQIILNIKGIAVKSYVEDEKIIELDVEGPAEVTAGDILTDSDIEIVNPDHYLFTIGEGSSIKATMTVNSGRGYVPADENKKDNAPVGTLAVDSIYTPVTKVNYQVEPARVGSNDGFDKLTLEILTNGTIIPEDALGLSARILTEHLDLFTNLTEIAKSTEVMKEADTESDDRILDRTIEELDLSVRSYNCLKRAGINTVHDLTEKSEAEMMKVRNLGRKSLEEVKLKLIDLGLGLKDK, from the coding sequence ATGATCGAGTTTGAAAAACCAAATATAACAAAAATTGATGAAAATAAAGATTATGGCAAGTTTGTAGTCGAACCGCTTGAACGTGGCTACGGTACAACTCTTGGTAACTCTCTTCGTCGTGTACTTCTAGCTTCTCTACCAGGAGCAGCTGTGACATCTATCAACATTGATGGTGTGTTACATGAGTTTGACACAGTTCCAGGTGTTCGTGAAGACGTGATGCAAATCATTCTGAACATTAAAGGAATTGCAGTGAAATCGTACGTTGAAGACGAAAAAATCATCGAACTAGATGTTGAAGGTCCTGCTGAAGTAACAGCTGGTGACATTTTGACAGATAGCGATATTGAAATTGTAAATCCAGATCATTATCTTTTTACAATCGGTGAAGGTTCTTCTATAAAAGCGACTATGACTGTTAACAGTGGTCGTGGATATGTACCTGCTGATGAAAATAAAAAGGATAATGCACCAGTTGGAACACTTGCTGTAGATTCTATTTATACACCAGTTACAAAAGTCAACTATCAAGTGGAACCTGCTCGTGTAGGTAGCAATGATGGATTTGACAAATTAACCCTTGAAATCTTGACAAATGGAACAATTATTCCAGAAGATGCTTTAGGGCTTTCAGCACGTATCTTGACTGAACATCTTGATTTGTTTACAAATCTAACTGAGATTGCTAAGTCAACTGAAGTGATGAAAGAAGCTGATACTGAATCTGACGACCGTATTTTGGATCGTACGATTGAGGAACTGGACTTGTCTGTGCGTTCATACAACTGTTTGAAACGTGCCGGTATCAATACTGTGCATGATTTAACAGAAAAATCTGAAGCAGAGATGATGAAAGTAAGAAATCTTGGACGCAAGAGTTTGGAAGAAGTGAAACTCAAACTCATTGATTTGGGTCTTGGATTAAAAGATAAATAA
- the rpsK gene encoding 30S ribosomal protein S11 — protein MAKPTRKRRVKKNIESGIAHIHATFNNTIVMITDVHGNAIAWSSAGALGFKGSRKSTPFAAQMASEAAAKSAQEHGLKSVEVTVKGPGSGRESAIRALAAAGLEVTAIRDVTPVPHNGARPPKRRRV, from the coding sequence TTGGCTAAACCAACACGTAAACGTCGTGTGAAAAAGAATATCGAATCTGGTATTGCTCATATTCACGCTACATTTAATAACACTATTGTTATGATTACTGATGTGCATGGTAATGCAATTGCTTGGTCATCAGCTGGTGCTCTTGGTTTCAAAGGTTCTCGTAAATCTACACCATTCGCTGCTCAAATGGCTTCTGAAGCTGCTGCTAAATCTGCACAAGAACACGGTCTTAAATCAGTTGAAGTTACTGTAAAAGGTCCAGGTTCTGGTCGTGAGTCAGCTATTCGTGCGCTTGCTGCCGCTGGTCTTGAAGTAACAGCAATTCGTGATGTGACTCCAGTGCCACACAATGGTGCTCGTCCTCCAAAACGTCGCCGTGTATAA
- the rpsM gene encoding 30S ribosomal protein S13, whose product MARIAGVDIPNDKRVVISLTYVYGIGLATSKKILAAAGISEDVRVRDLTSDQEDAIRREVDAIKVEGDLRREVNLNIKRLMEIGSYRGIRHRRGLPVRGQNTKNNARTRKGKAVAIAGKKK is encoded by the coding sequence ATGGCTCGTATTGCTGGAGTTGACATTCCAAATGACAAACGCGTGGTAATCTCATTGACTTATGTTTATGGTATCGGACTTGCAACATCTAAGAAAATTTTGGCTGCTGCTGGAATCTCAGAAGATGTTCGTGTACGTGATCTTACATCAGATCAAGAAGATGCTATCCGTCGTGAAGTGGATGCAATCAAAGTTGAAGGTGACCTTCGTCGTGAAGTAAACTTGAACATCAAACGTTTGATGGAAATCGGTTCATACCGTGGTATCCGTCACCGTCGTGGACTTCCTGTCCGTGGACAAAACACTAAAAACAACGCTCGCACTCGTAAAGGTAAAGCTGTTGCGATTGCTGGTAAGAAAAAATAA
- the rpmJ gene encoding 50S ribosomal protein L36, which yields MKVRPSVKPICEYCKVIRRNGRVMVICPANPKHKQRQG from the coding sequence ATGAAAGTAAGACCATCGGTCAAACCAATTTGCGAATACTGTAAAGTAATTCGTCGTAATGGTCGTGTTATGGTAATTTGCCCAGCAAATCCAAAACACAAACAACGTCAAGGATAA
- the infA gene encoding translation initiation factor IF-1, whose translation MAKDDVIEVEGKVVDTMPNAMFTVELENGHQILATVSGKIRKNYIRILAGDRVTVEMSPYDLTRGRITYRFK comes from the coding sequence GTGGCAAAAGACGATGTGATTGAAGTTGAAGGCAAAGTAGTTGATACAATGCCGAATGCAATGTTTACGGTTGAACTTGAAAATGGACATCAGATTTTAGCAACAGTTTCTGGTAAAATTCGTAAAAACTATATTCGTATTTTAGCGGGAGATCGTGTTACTGTCGAAATGAGTCCATATGACTTGACACGTGGACGTATCACTTACCGCTTTAAATAA
- a CDS encoding adenylate kinase: protein MNLLIMGLPGAGKGTQAAKIVEQFHVAHISTGDMFRAAMANQTEMGVLAKSYIDKGELVPDEVTNGIVKERLSQDDIKETGFLLDGYPRTIEQAHALDKTLAELGIELEGVINIEVNPNSLLERLSGRIIHRVTGETFHKVFNPPVDYKEEDYYQREDDKPETVKRRLDVNIAQGEPIIAHYRAKGLVHDIEGNQDINDVFSDIEKVLTNLK, encoded by the coding sequence ATGAATCTTTTGATTATGGGCTTACCAGGTGCAGGTAAGGGAACTCAAGCAGCAAAAATCGTAGAACAATTCCATGTTGCACATATCTCAACAGGTGATATGTTCCGTGCTGCTATGGCAAATCAAACTGAAATGGGTGTTCTTGCTAAGTCATACATTGACAAGGGTGAATTGGTTCCTGATGAAGTTACAAATGGAATCGTAAAAGAACGTCTTTCACAAGATGATATTAAAGAAACAGGATTCTTGTTGGATGGTTACCCACGTACAATCGAACAAGCTCATGCCTTGGATAAAACATTGGCTGAACTTGGCATTGAACTAGAAGGTGTTATCAACATTGAAGTGAATCCAAATAGCCTCTTGGAACGTTTGAGTGGCCGTATCATCCACCGCGTAACTGGAGAAACTTTCCACAAGGTCTTTAACCCACCAGTTGACTATAAAGAAGAAGATTACTACCAACGTGAAGATGATAAGCCTGAGACAGTGAAACGTCGTTTGGACGTTAATATTGCTCAAGGAGAACCAATCATTGCTCACTACCGTGCTAAAGGTTTGGTTCATGACATCGAAGGTAATCAAGATATCAATGATGTCTTCTCAGATATCGAAAAAGTATTGACAAATTTGAAATAA
- the secY gene encoding preprotein translocase subunit SecY, giving the protein MFFKLLREALKVKQVRSKILFTIFIVLVFRIGTSITVPGVNANSLNALSGLSFLNMLSLVSGNAMKNFSVFALGVSPYITASIVVQLLQMDILPKFVEWGKQGEVGRRKLNQATRYIALGLAFVQSIGITAGFNTLAGAQLLKTALTPQVFIMIGIILTAGSMIVTWLGEQITDKGYGNGVSMIIFAGIVASIPEMIQGIYVDYFVNVPSSRINSSIIFVIILIIAVLLIIYFTTYVQQAEYKIPIQYTKVAQGAPSSSYLPLKVNPAGVIPVIFASSITAAPAAILQFLSATGHDWAWVRTAQEMLATTSPTGIVMYALLIILFTFFYTFVQINPEKAAENLQKSGAYIHGVRPGKGTEEYMSKLLRRLATVGSLFLGVISILPIVAKDFFGLSEAVAFGGTSLLIIISTGIEGIKQLEGYLLKRKYVGFMDRTE; this is encoded by the coding sequence ATGTTTTTTAAATTATTAAGAGAAGCTCTTAAAGTCAAGCAGGTTCGATCAAAAATTTTATTTACAATTTTTATCGTTTTGGTCTTTCGTATCGGGACTAGTATTACAGTTCCTGGTGTGAATGCCAATAGCTTGAATGCTTTAAGTGGATTATCCTTCTTAAACATGTTGAGCTTGGTGTCAGGGAATGCCATGAAAAACTTCTCAGTTTTTGCTCTTGGTGTTAGTCCCTACATTACGGCCTCTATCGTTGTCCAACTCTTGCAAATGGATATTTTACCCAAGTTTGTAGAGTGGGGGAAACAAGGGGAAGTAGGTCGAAGAAAATTGAATCAAGCTACTCGTTATATTGCTCTTGGTCTAGCCTTTGTGCAATCTATCGGGATTACAGCTGGTTTTAATACTTTGGCTGGAGCTCAATTGTTGAAAACGGCTCTTACTCCACAAGTCTTTATCATGATTGGTATCATCTTAACAGCTGGTAGCATGATTGTGACGTGGTTGGGAGAGCAAATTACAGATAAGGGATACGGGAATGGAGTTTCTATGATTATCTTTGCCGGGATTGTTGCCTCAATTCCAGAGATGATTCAGGGAATCTATGTAGACTACTTTGTAAACGTTCCAAGTAGCCGTATCAACTCATCTATCATTTTCGTAATCATCTTGATTATTGCTGTATTGTTGATTATTTACTTTACAACTTATGTTCAACAAGCAGAATACAAAATTCCAATCCAATATACGAAGGTTGCACAAGGTGCTCCATCTAGCTCTTATCTTCCATTGAAGGTAAACCCTGCTGGAGTTATCCCTGTTATCTTTGCCAGTTCCATTACTGCAGCGCCTGCGGCTATTCTTCAGTTTTTGAGCGCTACAGGTCATGATTGGGCTTGGGTAAGAACTGCACAAGAAATGCTGGCAACAACTTCACCAACTGGTATTGTCATGTATGCTTTGTTGATTATTCTCTTTACATTCTTCTATACGTTTGTACAGATTAATCCTGAAAAAGCGGCAGAGAACCTACAAAAGAGCGGTGCCTATATCCACGGAGTTCGTCCTGGTAAAGGTACAGAAGAATATATGTCTAAACTTCTTCGTCGTCTTGCAACTGTTGGTTCCCTCTTCCTTGGTGTGATTTCTATTTTACCGATTGTAGCAAAAGATTTCTTTGGACTTTCAGAAGCAGTTGCTTTTGGAGGAACTAGTCTTTTGATCATTATTTCTACAGGTATTGAAGGAATCAAACAATTGGAAGGATACCTATTGAAACGTAAGTATGTTGGTTTCATGGACAGAACAGAATAA